A stretch of DNA from Misgurnus anguillicaudatus chromosome 15, ASM2758022v2, whole genome shotgun sequence:
tgtcagtcatgaacttttaaatacttctcctagggaattcatacgattgacaccaatcgtggtgaacatgatgctgagacattggacttgctaaattgcgaagggatttttgatatctcgaacggtgttgccatggcgaggcgacaaatttatggcgaattcagagaaacaggaagtgtctaatatctaaagcaaaaaatgtcttattgggatgaaacgcattgtgtatgttcggccaaggattccgatcgcatcgatgtgcctattgtgagtttcgggtatagcgccaccaacaggcaccaggaagtgtggcagtcacaaaaggtggattttttgacagttccatgcggtgaacttttaaatactcctcctaggattttcatgcgattgacaccaaaagtggtcaacatgatgctgaggcattgtagatgataaattgcgaagagatttttgatatctcgaatgctgctcccataGCAACacgtcaaattttactttcattttcaggcatatttaagcacttggcatgcactttgggtgccttaacatgctcgaaaacaccaggaatttggcacagacctcaaagtcgtcggccattaggaccgggcaaacgctggaacacgggcgtggcagtagagctctgtagcgccccctataatgcaaaaaaactattggtgcacaaatcgggcaaacatgtacgcacatgtacgagagttggtacgtatatagatcccatcAACCCGAACagctttcacaatcaaacctattagctccgcccaacaggaagtcggccatttttgattgtttcaaaaacgcatgtgatgaacttttaaatactcctcctaggggatttatgcgattgacaccaaacgcggtgaacatgatgtcgagacattgtacttgctaaattgcgaagggatttttgatatctcgaacggttctgtcatggcgaggcgacaaattcatggcgaaatcagagaaacaagAAGTGTCtgatatctaaggcaaaaaatgtcttattgtaatgatacgcaggacgtttgttcgtctgaagattccgaacgcatcgatgtgcctattgtgagtctcaggtatagcgccaccaccaggtgccaggaagtgtgtcagtcacaaaggtggatttttttgacagttccatccaatgttcttttaaatactccttctaggattttcatgcgattgacaccaaaagtggtcaacatgatgccgaggcatagtagatgataaattgcgaagggatttttgatatctccaacgctgttcccatggcaacgcgtcaaattttactttaattttaggcATGTTTAaagctcttggcgtgcttagattaacctaaaacttggcacacacatcagagttgtcgactgttaagtgtgcacaaaaaggtcagagaaaggcgtgtctatttagtggctcactagcgcccccgtttgtctaaaatgtggggtttcttttacctacagtccccaaatgggtcaataacaacatgaaaaagcccactgatatttacccacttgatgcacttgctcaccgtgcatcgttttctcggaggcatcgtatagcggtaaaataacgtgcgagggcccgccatcgctgcttgcagctatattttttattttattttattttttttttaaacaattgacgtaatttgggtcccttaacatactcgaaaactcttgaaatttggcacacatgtcagagtcccgtaccactaggctcatgcaaaggctgaaacacgggcgtggcacaggggctctgtagcgccccctgtaatgcaaaaacaaacattggtgcacagatcgggcaagcatgtacgcacatgtacgaaagttggtacgcatatagatctcatcgacccgaacaactttcgccctctaacattttagctccgcccaacaggaagtccgccattttggattgtttaaaaaatgcatgcggtgaacttttgaatactcctcctaggggattcatgcaaatgacaccaaaagtggtgatcatgatgtcaagacattggacttgctaaattgcgaagggatttttgatatctcgaacggtgttgccatggcgaagcggcaaaatcatggcgaaatcagagaaacaggaagtgtctaatatctatggcaaaaaatgtcttattgtaatgaccagaggtggaaaaagtaataaaatattgtactcaagtaaaagtaaagttactttaataatattttacttaagtaaaagtaaagttacgtGTCTAAAAATcaactcaagtaaaagtaaaaagtaactcattttaactttactcagagtaaaagttacttttttacagcggggagaggtggagatttctagtatagttcaaaaacgacaaggaaatatacatctcaaactagttgtttttaattgtaggaacatctttacaattaaattgcaataacaaaaagttaataaaataaaaagcttttttaaagtaagaaacatttatggaaatgtttaatgatttttatatgtgagttatgcacttttgaagatggtcagcagctagtaaataaaATCACTATAGTTaagttgtaattgatgtattgctggtaacacaTTATTTTAGTCAGGGGGCCAATTCTGAAAAGGGCTTCCGTTAAGACTTTTGCGGACATGTTTTGGTACAAGCTGTCACCCTATTTTTTTTGTTAGAAGACACCTATAGGTAAGAGATTAGGGTGGTTGTCAagctgaattattattttttttacttgtgcaAGCGATTTCAGGACAATTTTTTTGGTTTCCAGCTCAACTCGACAATCCaacaataaatgttaaaatctccaCAACCACAAGGCCCATATACATAAAAATGGtatcaaatgaaagcaaacactcaTGGGATGTCTGCTGAAGTGTCAGAATGAACATTTGTTGTACAATGTAAGAGAAAACAGAACTAGAACATGAAAAAAACAATCTCCGCCTAAAGAGAACCAGTTTTCAAAGTGAATATCAGCTTGGAAACATAACATAGTATCCCAAAAGTTCTATCTATCAATACCCCTATCTATGGGAATGAGTCAAGCCAAGTTTAAAGCTTGTAGGGAGAGACAGTGCAATGATGCACAAGTTATAAAACTTTAATGTCAAGCCGAAATGTAGAACTGTAGATGGTGGTCTATGGTGCTATTTGACTTCATTAATGTACCAGGTTGTAACACATACTATATTTAATTGACATATCACTATAGTTAATAATTCTATCCTAACATAACTGCTCTCTCACTTCTTTGGGGTTAGGGGTTAGTAACTAGTTAGTAGTaatacatggtaatgaagagcagctcgaacattaaaaagtaaagtttgatttaagttctgatttaaagactttaccgcatgtctggattttaaactttatacatacacacgtgaggaagatcttcatttatgtctggacattgaggaagcatttatctttatggttacctaagaagaacaatggaggacgcactggaggaggatattggaagtaagtaacagttaatttatactatttatatttgctatcatgtaatatgctcatggcttgtgcagttcagcctacgcACAGTAAGCATCAGCAGAcggcacgcttcggattgaaaaagttttgcattgtttacaaacgatctcacgtaatggcggatttcactgttgtaTGCTGTAcaatgttaaacacagttattcacttatatccttcatggcaactttcagtaagcctgcactgctgtatcttttaagtgtgtgctgtaatatgattccatgtttacatgcttatttacaaacgagtacgcgtgacctcccgtaatggcggatatctgttacatgttgtacagtgttagacacagttattcactttcgtatccttcatggcaactttgagtaatgctgcactgcgggatttgctgtaaaatgattccatattgtttacatgcaaggcaattccatacattgcgctttacacgcgacaccatTTTTATGAGTGCCgcgttacacggagacgcgagcccGCGCACATGGCCGCcatatgcaatgtgtttttaaagttcatacgcgcttacagaaacacgtttaaaacagaagctagacgataaggggatgggcatctgaaaacagctttttatataacttatcactgcagatgtttatctgagatgttctgaatttagtttgtgtacatgatagtttatatgaatgtactatcagtgatatttacccatcagttatatatgtaagggtatttctgtggacaattaatgctaacagctgtccataactctcttacaggtctgcatccctctcatcagtacaaaaactatgaagtggaaaaacgcTTTTtagacataaagttatatggtaacattagCCACATGaccagctctgttgtttatcagtttcttatacaagttaagtttttgaattgagtttgtttctaaataaacagaaaatgcCTTACTGACCTTAAtttctatttttattatattgttaacttcttaataaacctcaaacaaacatgtatacatttgtcctcacattctttactgtagttcccaacattcctgcctcattatgcagctcattatgcgagcctttgtttgctagctgtaaATCAATCctttctcgcatacggcccctctaaacgaaaactgtcttacaatttctaaatcaatatattgttttatgtgaatgagtaagcagaatgattttcacatcattttaatgagaaaataaccggttcaggaacgtcagTTTTAGGGTAgaaccgaaaaccggaaacgttaaaatactgcttctgttcggaacgaaccagTTGGGAAAAAAACCTGTTTAAAGCCCTGGTTTGCAGACAAACTGTTCTTCATGTGCAGCCCGTAGGTGGGCAACATTAATCATCAATCCCAGCTGCCGTTGCAACTTTTTCATCATCATCGGGCGGCAGTGGcctagtggttcatgtaggttgtctacaaaccggaaggttggtggttcaatccccggctccactgaaccaagtgtcgaggtgtccttgagctagacacctaaccccagctgctcccgacgagctggctggcgccttgcatggctgacaccgccgtcagtgtatgaatgtgtgagtgaatgggtgaatgtgaggctaattgtaaagcgctttggatggccataggtctgttaaaaccGCTATATAAGTCCATTTACCATCATGATTAGAAAGTTTGGTTCAGACTGTTGACTCTGCTGTGATCATCTTCTCTGGATCTGCTGCCTCATGCCAAATCACAGCTAGACTGAAACAACAGTGCCCAATGTGGTGTGGTACTCTTGTGgtatttattgattattattttttaatgatcaTGCTTGCACATAAATTGGATTATATTGCACATTTGCCCAAAATTACAGTAGGACATAAAAAATGGAAGCACTTTGGGGGGGATCCGCTTTTACCACTTTTAAGAATATAAtgttaaaatggtcaaaaaaacatttactaagCTGACAACCTGGCTAGAACACATGTTGCGGGGTTAAATATTAATACTGAATAGGTTGTATGCTTGTACCAAAAAGTGTCCGACAAAGTTttaatatcagttttggcctcctgactattttattaaactatatatctagtttaaatgagcatataacgAGATGAGTgtcatgtctatatacatttgacacatttattgtcttctagctgggtacctgatgtcagACGTTGATGTCagattcttctctctctctctctttttctctctctctcatgacctgcgcattctcgaggacgttctgaagttgtgtttgacttgatgTGAAGCTGCTAGACTGCGGAGGATAATGCGcattgtattaaaaacgcgtcgtgcataTGAGCGGTAAAAACCGGGTGGCAATTTTGTActcaagagcatgaatcctacctttcatagaaatgaaacactcgcttcgcgtcagtggaaagtggtcacttaaatatgaccaggggtttctttcataagattggaactgaggcgggtctgcattagcgcgcgcctgtctcgtccgtctccatggttctttttgcgcgttcccccgcccatcaatcatctGTTGCGAGTCTTTATCAtcttgctttttttaaatatttttttactcagtaacggatatgatttaaaatgtagcgaagtacaatactttaaataaaacatacttaagtaaaagtaaaagtacatattttaaaaactactcaaaaaagtaaaagtacacaaaaaaactactcaattacagtaacatgagtaaatgtaattcgtaaCTTTCCACCTCTGGTAATGAcaagcggggtgtttgttcatctgaagattccgatcgcatcgatgcgcctattgtgactcccgggtatagcgccaccaccaggcggcaggaagtgtgtcagttacaaagctggatttttttgacagttccatgcaatgttcttttaaatactccttctagaaaaatcatgcaattgacaccaaaagtggtcaacatgatgacgagacattgtagatgataaattgcgaagggatttttgatatctcgaacgctgttcccatggcaacgtgttaaactttactttcattttaaaggcatatttaagccttacagtttcatgcagtgaacttttaaatactccttctaggatattcatgcgattgacaccaaaagtggtcaacatgatgctgagacattgtagatgataaattgcgaagggatttttgatatctcgaatgttgttcctatggcaacgcgacaaattttactttcattttaaaggcttatttaagcattacagttgcatgcgatgttcttttaaatacttcttctaggtaaataatgttattgacaccagaagtggtcaacatgatgctgagacattgtagatgctaaaatgcgaaggaatttttgacatctcgaacgctgttcctatggcaacacgtcaaactttacttttatttcaggcatatttaaggctcttggcgtgcttagattaaatttaaatttggcaaacacatcagagttgtcggctgttaagtgttgacaaaaacgtcagataaaggcgtgtctatttagtgtctcactagcgcccccatttgtctaaaatgtggggtttcttttacctacagtacctaaatggatcagtagcaacatgaattAGTCCACtcatatttacccacttgatgcacatgcccaccgtgcatcgttttctcggaggcaccgtgtagcggtaaaaaaacgtgcgagggcccgccatcgctgcttgcagctatatttttttttctttttctccgacttcagcgggactttagagggcctaaacatactcgaaaactcatgaaattttgcacagatgtcaagagtgatgaaaatttacatgtggtgtatgctttagaattaggcgtgagaaaatggctctatagcgccacctacaaattttcaacgaagcagccctcggactgtgtttgacgtacaattacgaaattcggtacgcgtctgtagcatgacaagacctacaaaaaagtctcttggagcgaagccgtaaaccaaacaggaagtcagttattctgagttatttttgtgatttgggcgcagtttttgtcatttccaggcgtcatactttaactaactcctcctacagttttcgtcggatcatcttcatatttggtgagtgtcatcttaaggcctttgtgatgctaaattgcgaaggatttgactctacgtaaaaatttgtgtcggttctggcccgacaaagtttgatgttttccaatgaaacaggaagttgctggaactcatgcatacagtgtccgatctgtcccaaatttcacatgattgctaagagtcctgacctgaacacatctacataacaattttcatttatagccatagcgccaccagctggcaacctgaaggaacatgttttagtgccactttcaaatattgaatgaatcagcccttggactgtgtttaacttacatgtacgaatttcggtatgctcatgtattattacaagccctacaaaaaagtctcttggagcaacgcCCTACATCagacaggaagtcagctattttgaattatttctcagattttggctcagtttttctcatttccagcagtcatactttaactaactcctcctacagttttcgtcggatcatcatcatatttggcgagtgtcatcttaaggcctttgtgatgctaaattgcgaaggatttgattctatattaaaatttgtgtctatttcggccagccaaagtttgatgcttcgctatgaaacaggttgctggaactcaggcatacagtgtccgatctgtcccaaacttcacatgattgctaagagtcatgacctgaacacatctacatgtcaatagtcacttatggttatagcgccaccagctggcaacaggaagtgacatgtttacaatgattatccaatgtctgatctgtcccaaacttcacatgattaataagagtcctggagtgaacacatctacatgtcattagtcacttatggttatagcgccaccagctggcaacaggaagtgacatgtttacaatgattatccaatgtctgatctgtcccaaacttcacatgattaataagagtcctggagtgaacacatctacatgtcaatagtcacttatggttatagcgttaccagctggcaacaggaagtgacatgtttacactgattatgcaatgtccgatctgtcccaaacttcacatgattaataagagtcctggactgaacacatctacatgtcaatagtcacttatggttatagcgccaccagctggcaacaggaagtgacatgtttacactgattatgcaatgtccgatctttccctaacttcacatgattaataagagtcctggactgaacacatctacatgtcaatagtcacttatggttatagcgccaccagctggcaacaggaagtgatatgtttacaatgattatgcaatgtctgatctgtccctaacttcacatgattaataagagtcctggactgaacacatctacatgtcaatagtcacttatggttatagcgccaccagctggcaacaggaagtgacatgtttacaatgattatgcaatgtctgatctgtcccaaacttcacatgattaataagagtcctggactgaacacatctacatgtcaatagtcacttatggttatagcgccaccagctggcaacaggaagtgacatgtttacactgattatgcaatgtctgatctttccctaacttcacatgattaataagagtcctggactgaacacatctacatgtcaatagtcactgaTGGTTATCGCGCCACCAGCTGACAACAGGATGTGTCTTGATTACTCTGATTAAGCAATGTCTGAGGTTctccaaacttcacatgattaataagagtcctggactgaacacatctacatgtcaatagtcacttatggttatagcgccaccagctgacaacaggaagtgacatgtttacactgattatgcaatgtccgatctttccctaacttcacatgattaataagagtcctggactgaacacatctacatgtcaatagtcaccagtgttgggcaagttattaaaaaattagtaattagttacagttactaattacttcttttaaaagtaactgaattactctaccggttactgtatatcaaaagtaattagttacttagaaaagtaacttttaagttacttttatgtttgctttttaaatgtaaatatgaacagtactgaacagtcaaacagtaaaatgatatggacgggctattttacacgtaagactctaatatatcacatacggTAGGAGCcaattttgctttagattcaacctttgaatatttttgttagaaattatcttaatatttaaacttagtttatttatgtatatcatttagaccatttagacaaatattctgcatgtttacaaaaatataaaatgtgttaaaattgtgtagtgtctctttaaaaattttcaaatttttgtcaaatttctaaataataattattttctaaaataaattataatttttctgatttcatatttattttaataagttagaaacgtctccgctgtgtcctgctgacaggcacgatgcgtgtgcagcagatgaggcaaattatgggtcctccgaaggttagaccgtctcatttcagttctctttgcgaacttctgagcgccttgaatgggcaagtgctcaccttttatcacatgcttagtagggtgcagcccttgaattggaacacagcttgtgaagcttgccgcagggactgcgctctttggtcatatattgtttgttttctgttgaatttaaatgatacacaggattaaaggaagatatttattcagaaaacggagtaggctacgtggattgttttgtcggacgaacacagagcgagtggattgttttgtcagatggacacagagcgagtggattttttgttcggatacggagagactgaaactaaaactaaaagcgagctcacacatactatggagttttaacacgggtgtacaccgcagtgtgaatattttagtggaaacaacaatcgcggatcattctcttccatgaagccgatgtaaacatctaagaatatatgaacatttcttagatttattacctttgtggactacaaatgcaagttgatgtcatactgcgattgcttggtgaagataatttacaaacatgagaccggatggattatgacttgcgcacaatttttaaacaaaggtatgttgtcccgtttagatttttcatgttcattctatatgcactgtcagctatgatgaagtgtaatgaatcattgcgccgccaactacagtcctgcgacgtcagatatgtcttgtctattttttacaaaatagagtaacgcgcgtaacaaactcatttaaatttcagtaattgtaattgcgttacttgatttaaaaaaatagtggagttacagtaacgcgtgactcccatcactgatagtcacttatgatgccaatagtcagttacggtcatagcgccaccagctggtaacaggaagtaacatgtttacaatgataatgcaatgtcggatttgtcccaaacttcacatgattgataagagtcctggacagaacacatctacgtgccaatatttacatgtagtcactcatacacacacacactcgctcactcactctctctctctcatgctatcttacacaatgctacctcgctgtcatttgtaattagcaacaggaaatgtggcacattatactacacttttaaatggttcacctatgtttacatgcttaaatgcctatttactactgttccctttaattcttCTCATGCCACGGCATGGCGGTGTCaggtgtgcgagggcccttccatcactgcttgcagttttaattttcTCCTTATCTTGTATGGGTTTTAATGCTTTCAGCTTGTATGGCAGTCTGCATTCATAACCTGTGTGCAAATGCACGCATCAATTCGGCTGTTATGCAGAGTGGGTCTCCAGGTTACACTGTGGTTGCTGAAGCGTTTACTCTGTTTATTGACAGCTGCATTTTCTTGCAAACAAATAAGACGTCTCtgttattctctctctctctctctctgtctctctctttctctctctggtGCTAGAACATAGATCATCCTCTAAATGTacaatgtacacacacacacacacacacatacatacacttTCTTTGTAGGAATGTATTTAACCAGGGTGGCATATCACTTGTGTTTTTCAGTGTATTGTGTCACTTTGCTGGTGAATTTTTTTGGCTGTATGGCATGGATGTTTGGTGGTGGAGGAGTGACTAACTTTGGGATGTCGCTCATATGGGTTATCCTCTTTACCCCGTGTTCCTACGTGTGCTGGTTCCGATCCATTTACAATGCCTTTAAGTGAGTACCACACCTTGCAGTGAACTATATTTAGGGCATGCAGTTTTTCAATCAATAATTTACACAGtgtcttttcattttttttttacatttgtaataTCGGCATAGAGATGATTGTTAAAATTTGTTGGGCATATTGGCAAATGCATTTAGGGACACTGCCTTCAAATCTttctttattataaataaaacaaaatcacacaaacatgtgcataataatgtttaataataataacgtCCTCGAaggaaataaactactgtatcATTTCAATATTTACTGTGGTTTATTAATGCAGAACAATAATGCATCCATGTGTGCATCCAATGTTCATATTGTTTTAGTTAAATATGTTTATGGTGAATATTCTTTCACTTTTTGCTTTCTCAGGACTGACAGCTCATTCTATTTCATGGCTTTCTTCTTTGTCTTCATGGCACAACTTTTCATTGTCATAATACAGGCCATTGGTATCCCAGGTTGGGGCGTCTGGTAggtgcaacttaaaaaaatataatacaaCAGATATGTTTTCCTTTTATCTGATTTGATATTCCTCTAATTTTAGTTTATATAATAATGTCATTACATTGCAGttacattacattttacatttattcatttggcagatgcttttatccaaagctctTTACCTGTTGAGCTGCAGGAACACATACTGTATGCCCGTTATATGCTgctagaataaaaaaaaattataaacttATTTCTATATTTCATTGTGCTCTGTATTCACATGTATGGATATATACGTATGTGTTAAAGCAGGATGACATTGTGTTGTGTTTCAGTGGCTGGTTGGGCACCATCTCGTTTTTTGGCACGAGTATCTTTGCTTCCATCATTATGCTAATTCCCACGATCATGTTCACTGCAGTCGCTGCCGTTTCATTCATCGCGCTTACTAAGGTACCGGTCCTTCACGTATAGTATCAACATAGGCACATCTATTAAAGCGGGACAGGCCTCTGTTTGCCTCATTGCTTGTGCAGTCGGCCTGTCCGGCTGTAGTTACAGCTCGTTTGGCTGACATGGAAGACTGGGTCTGGTTTGCTGTCTGTCGTGTGATGTGTCATTAATTGTGATGCTGGAGCATGCAGTGgttgttaatgaaataaaagAGTAAATAACTTAAGCGTTATGTGTCTGACAAGCTCAAAGGCTAGAAAGTTACCTGTATTTTTTGAGCGTATCTTTGCATGTACTACATATACGGTAGATACTATACATATAAATG
This window harbors:
- the scamp5b gene encoding secretory carrier-associated membrane protein 5; translation: MAENNFPPLPGFIPLKPCFHQDFEEIPDQHRTMCKRLYYLWILYCVTLLVNFFGCMAWMFGGGGVTNFGMSLIWVILFTPCSYVCWFRSIYNAFKTDSSFYFMAFFFVFMAQLFIVIIQAIGIPGWGVCGWLGTISFFGTSIFASIIMLIPTIMFTAVAAVSFIALTKVHNFYRGSGGSMSKAQEEWVSGAWKNPHVQQAAMSAATGAMQGPPTQQFSTPTYDNTM